The nucleotide sequence CAGTTCAACATCGGGGGCTGAGCGCTCCGGTTCCGCTGCCGTGATCGCCTCACGAGGCCATCACGATCCCGTCACGATCGGGACTGCTGCTGCCTCGTGCGGTGGCGCTGCTCCGGAGTCGATGGTTGCGTGGGGTCCTCAAGACTTCCGTGCATCGAGGAGGAGCTCCGTGAGCAGGTCCGATCCCCGCAGCGTCGGGACCCAGCCCCCGGAGTCCGTGGGCCCTGTCCGCGCGATCCGGAACTTCTACAGGCGGTTCGGCCGGATCTCCGGGCGGGCCTCGCCCGGCGAGTTCTGGTGGATCGTGCTGTGGGGCATGCTCGCCTCGGCCGCGGCCACGATTCTGCTGTGGGCCCTCGGCGGCGGCGAGCTGGTGCGGCTGCGGCACCAGGACCCTGCGTCGCTCAACGGCTTCGGGCGCGGGTTCCTGGCCGTCGGGGGGCTGATCAGCCTGATTCATGTGATCCCGTGGCTGGCGCTGTGCGTGCGTCGCCTGCACGACGTGAACCGCAGTGGGCTGTGGCTGCTCGCCGGACTGATCCCCATCGCCGGCTTCATCTTCTTGCTCATCTGCGCAGTGATGCCCTCGACTCCGGAGGGGGCGCGCTTCGACCGGGAGGTCGCGCAGCGCGGGCGCGAGCAGGAGGAGCGCCGGAGGATCCGGGCCGGCTTCGCCTGAGGTCTGGATCGCGACGACGGCGGGGCCGGTGCGCGATGCACTGGCCCCGCCGTCGTCGTGCGTGATGCGTCAGCGGATGCCGCGCATGCCCCGGGTGATCGTGCGGGACAGTGCCAGGGTGATCACGCCGATGCCGATCGTGATCGCGCCCAGGGTGCCGAAGTACACGGCTTCGGAATCGGCGCTGTAGAACCCGGCCAGCGAGCCGGACAGCGCGGTGCCTAGGGCGACGGCCAGGTAGTACAGGGAGATCATCAGCACCGGCATGGCCTCCGGCGAGAGCTTGGTCGACAGCGACAGCCCCACCGGCGAGACCATCAGCTCGCCCATGGTGGCCACCAGCATGATCAGTGCGATCCACCACACGGACACGGCCGCCACCGAGACCTGGGTGAGGAAGATCAGGAACGCCGAGCCCATGAGGATCAGCCCCACGCCGAACTTGGTGGCGGTCACCGGCTGGCGCTTGCCCAAGGTGGTCCACAGGTAGGCGAAGACTGGAGCCAGCAGGATGATGAACGCCGGGTTGAAGGACTGGACCCAGGGGATCGGGACCTGCCAGCCGAACACGTCGAGATCCAGTCGCGTGTCGGCATAGACCGTGATGACGGTGAACTGCTGCTGGAACAGCGCGAAGAACGCCGCCGTGCCGATGAACAGCGGGATGAAGGCGATCACCCGGGAGTGCTCGTCCGCGGTGAGCTTGGAGCTGGTCAGCATGATCGCGAACAGCGCGACGGCCGCGACCACGCACACGGCCACGATCGTTCCGGCCAGATTGGCGGCGGTGAGCAGCCCGCTGGCGACGGCGATCACGACCACCGCGACGGCTGCGATCGCGATGGCGATCCACTTGGGGTAGGCCGAGCGCGGCAGCGGATCCGGCACGACGTGGACCGACGACGGCATGCTGCGGCGGTTCCAGGCGTAGATGCCCAGGCCCAGCGCCATGCCGGCGGCGGCCAGGCCGAAGGCGAGGTGGAAGCCCCATTCCCGCTGGGCCCAGCCGGTGAGCAGGGGCCCGAGCAGGCCGCCGATGTTCACGGACATGTAGAAGATCGAGAACCCGCCGTCGCGGCGGGTGTCCTCTCGCGTGTAGAGCGAGCCCACCAGGTTGGTGATGTTCGCCTTGAGCCCGCCCGAGCCGATCGCGATGAGCCCCAGGCCGATGCCGAGGCCCCAGACGGCAGGGATCAGCGCCAGCGAGATGTGCCCGGCCATGATGAGGATGCCGCTGAGGAACATCGCCCGCTCGGAGCCGGTCAGGTGATCGGCCACCCAGCCGCCCAGGATGGCGCACAGGTAGACGGTGCCGCCGTAGGCGCCCACGATGCCGGTGGCCACGGCCGAGTCGATGCCCAGCCCGCCGTCGGCCACCTGCCAGTACATGTAGAGCAGGACGATGCCCTGCATGCCGTAGAAGGAGAAGCGCTCCCACAGCTCGACCGAGAACAGAGGCGCGAGCAGTCGGGGATGGCCGAAGAATCCGCGGTCCGCCTGCGCCTCAGCGGTCGAGGAGCTGGAATCTGGTAGAGGTGTGGTGGGGGACATCCCTGCACTGTGCACCTCATGGCATTCCCGATCGAGCATCTCTGGGGTCGGTCGCGTACCGTGTCGCGAACACCACACTGAACTGCTGTTCCGTGCATGTATTCGCTTGTGTAAACTCGTTCTCGATACTGCACTCGACAACGCCCTGGGAGATCCCCATCGCTGCGCCAGTCCTCGCCCCGGTCTCCTCGGCCGGACCCGCTGCCTCCTCATCGCCTCGTCGCCCCGAGATCCAGGGGCTGCGCGGACTCGCCGTCGTCCTCGTGGTGGCCTTCCACTTGTGGGGCTTCGGCGTCTCCGGCGGCGTCGACGTCTTCTTCGTGGTCTCGGCGTATCTGCTGACGATGTCCTTCGCGCGCAAGGCCGAGGAGGGCAGGCCTCTGGCGCTGGTGCGCTACTGGTCGCGCACGTTCGTGCGGCTGCTGATCCCCGTGGCGATCGCGCTGCTGGCGGTGCTGGTCGCGATCCTGGCCTTCTACCCGGCCTCGCGCTGGGATTCCCTCTGGACGCAGCTCTTCGGCGCGGCCACCTACTCGCTGAACTGGGTCCTGGCCGCGGCCTCCGTCGATTACTACGCTGGCGGCGGGGTCGCCTCGAGCCCGGTGCAGCACATGTGGTCGCTGGCCGTGCAGGGGCAGGTCTTCGTGCTGTGGCCGCTGGTGATCGCCGTGGCGCTGGGGCTGTCCAAGGCGACGGGTCGTCGCTTCCGCCCGGTCGCGATCGGGGTTTTCGGCCTCGTGCTGGCGGCCTCGCTGACGGCCTCCGTGATCGTCACCCCGATGGAGCCCGGCCCTGCGTACTTCCACACCGGGCTGCGGCTGTGGGAGTTCGCGCTGGGCTCGCTGGCCGCGCTGATCTTCACCTCGCGGCTTTCGCGACGGGTCTCGCTGGTGCTGGGCTGGGGCGGATTCGCGGCCGTGGTCCTGACGGGCTTCGTGGTCGGCGGCAGCGGCCTCTTCCCTGGCTGGGCGGCGCTGATGCCCACTCTCGGCGCTGTCGCGCTGCTGATCTCGCGGGACGGCGGCGGGCGTCGTGGAGTCCACGTCCCCCTGTCCTGGTCCGCTCTGACCTGGCTGGGCGATCGCTCCTACGGCATCTATCTCTGGCACTGGCCGCTGATGATCACCTGGCTGCTGCTCTCGGGC is from Kocuria palustris and encodes:
- a CDS encoding DUF805 domain-containing protein, producing MTAALRPYLNFPGNAREAFEFYGEVLGGTPELATFADFGAVLADSEHADKIMHGALEIDDLNRLYVSDFVEGMAPGEFVKGNDVTLALMGEDSDEQRLTAIFDALADGGTVTMPLGKQIWGAIYGAVTDRSASPGSSTSGAERSGSAAVIASRGHHDPVTIGTAAASCGGAAPESMVAWGPQDFRASRRSSVSRSDPRSVGTQPPESVGPVRAIRNFYRRFGRISGRASPGEFWWIVLWGMLASAAATILLWALGGGELVRLRHQDPASLNGFGRGFLAVGGLISLIHVIPWLALCVRRLHDVNRSGLWLLAGLIPIAGFIFLLICAVMPSTPEGARFDREVAQRGREQEERRRIRAGFA
- a CDS encoding peptide MFS transporter; the protein is MSPTTPLPDSSSSTAEAQADRGFFGHPRLLAPLFSVELWERFSFYGMQGIVLLYMYWQVADGGLGIDSAVATGIVGAYGGTVYLCAILGGWVADHLTGSERAMFLSGILIMAGHISLALIPAVWGLGIGLGLIAIGSGGLKANITNLVGSLYTREDTRRDGGFSIFYMSVNIGGLLGPLLTGWAQREWGFHLAFGLAAAGMALGLGIYAWNRRSMPSSVHVVPDPLPRSAYPKWIAIAIAAVAVVVIAVASGLLTAANLAGTIVAVCVVAAVALFAIMLTSSKLTADEHSRVIAFIPLFIGTAAFFALFQQQFTVITVYADTRLDLDVFGWQVPIPWVQSFNPAFIILLAPVFAYLWTTLGKRQPVTATKFGVGLILMGSAFLIFLTQVSVAAVSVWWIALIMLVATMGELMVSPVGLSLSTKLSPEAMPVLMISLYYLAVALGTALSGSLAGFYSADSEAVYFGTLGAITIGIGVITLALSRTITRGMRGIR